The Sphaerochaeta globosa str. Buddy region ATTTGCGGCAGCTTTACCGAGTATGATCCGTGCCCGATGTGTGGTGATACCAGTCGCGACCGCACCCAACTGTGTGTGGTCGAGCAACCACAGGATGTGCTCACCTTGCAATCAAGTGGAGCCTACAACGGCTTATACCATGTTCTGGGAGGGGCCATTAGCCCGCTGGACGGCATCGGACCTGAACACTTATCATTTTCCAAACTGGTGAAGCGCATCGATGAAGGTGGATTCACTGAACTGATTATCGCAACCAACCCCACCGAAGAGGGAGATACAACCGCCTTGTACCTCAGGCATATCCTGAAGAATCATGAAGAGCTCTCCATCACCCGTCTGGCCAGTGGACTCCCCATCGGCGGCGATCTTGAATATGCAGATAGAATCACTCTTGCCCGTTCGCTCAGGGGAAGAGTCAGATTCTAGTTACTCTTGTATTATTTTATGCCGCGCTCTTTCTTGATGGATTCGTACGCTGCCTGAATCTCCCTGAATTTTGCCGTTGCATGGGTGAGGAACTCCTCGCCCATTCCTTTTGAGGCAAGACTGTCGGGATGAAACTCAATGCTCAGCTTTCGATACGCACGCTTGACCTCATCATCGGTTGCCGACCGACTGATGTTCAGTGTTGCATACGCCTTGTCGCTTGCATTCGTGCATCCGCCATAACGGCTGCACAGCATATCAACAAAGCTTTCAGGAAGGTGGAAGATCTGCGATGCTCGCCTGATCATATCCTCTTCACGTTGACTGATCTGTCCATCTGCGGCGGCCACACGATAGAAAATATCGATCATCAACTGAAGAATATTGGAAGCATGACTGAAATTCTGATAAAATTGGATTGCAAACTGGTCGAACGTCCCTCCACCGCTGAGGGCGGCATCGAAAACCTTCAGAGCAGCCTCCTCCTCCCGCAGTCCGAGCCTCAAGTCCTGACGGATGAACTCCACCACCTTCTGCCTCTCGCGAGAAGAGACAGAACCATCAGCTGAAGCAATCCGGGCAAGCATGGAGAACGCCCCGACAAAGAAGAGCATCTGCTCACGATCGAGGGAGGTATAGGAATTGAACTGTGTTCGTTGGCTGCTTTGCGCCCCTACTTCACCGGCCTTGTCGAACATATGGCCGAAGGCGATACCAGCAATCATGCCCAAGGGACCGCCGAACATAAAACCGACGGTTCCTCCAAAGAGTTTACCAAGCCAAGCCATAATTTACAGCTTATCGATCAACATCGAACACTTGCCGGAAGGGATGGGAAGGGTCTTCTTCTTGTTCTCCCCCAAGATTTCAATGGTGAAATAGTAGAGTTTTTCACTCTCTAGTCGAATTTCCCAACCACGATCGGTCTTATTGCTCAGGATGGTAATCATGTTCCTCTTCAGTGAGAGGTTCTCGATTCCCATTGCCTCGAGGGAGGGCATCACCCAATTGACCGTCTTGCGAGGAAGAGATATATCCAAGCCGATGATATTCTCAATCATCAGGGTGATGGTAACAAGACCTGCAAAGGGCATGAGCCTTCTGCGGGGGAAGTCAGCAATTTCGGTAGTCTTGGAGTACCCTTCCTTGTTGGGCAGGTACGCTTCCCAGACATCACCGATGGTCTCTGCATCGGGATGCAGGGTATCTAGCAAGAAGTACATATGCCTGATGGCGCACTCACGAGCGAACACAAACTGCTGGTACTTCTCCAGAGCCTTGATGACCATGAAGGTATTTACACTGACAACACCGCCGCAATGACCATTTCCCTCTTCACTGTAAAATGGGGAGGATGCAGGGACCCCGGGGAACGGATTATCGGTTCCGAACTCCTTCGGGTCATGCAGGTACTCAATCATATATGCTGCACGTTCATCGTTGGGAATCTCGGCGAGCATGGTCCAGTAGGCACCGATATGTTTGCTTGGGATGCGGTTTTCCTTGATATCCAAATCATAGTAGAAGTTGGTTGCAGGATCCCACATCAAGCTGTTTATCCTTGTCTTGAGGGAGAAGTAAATCCGCTTGTAGCGGAAACTCAGTTCCTTGTCGTTGAGGATATCACCGATGGCAGACATATACAGAGCGTTGACAGCAAGCTGAGCATTGAAATCAAGCGGATAATACACGCGGGAACGAGGGATGTTTCCACTCTGGCAGGCCTCGACAGGTACCGAAAAGAGGCCGTTGGGCTTCCGAAAGGTTGCCTGTATCCATGAATAGTAATTCTCCAGAATCGGCACAATATCCTTGAGCCGCTTTTTATTGCCGATCTTGTGATAGAAACTGAACTCTACATAGGCAAAAAGAGCGGGTGATACACCCTCGGGGTTGTTTGCACTAAAAACCGGCTTTCCGTCCTCTAGGCTGTAATCAGAACGGATTGCACCATTGCTTTCCTGCTTTTGATAAAAATAGTCGAGCAAGGGAAACGGGGAATTGTTCTGATTGCTGTAAACCAGAAACAAGGAGGAAAAGCTAGATAGATACTGATTGAAAGTTGTCTGGCCTGGATATGAAAGATAAGAACCGCTAAAGCCGTTGGCCTCGGTTCCACTCTTCCAGAGTTCGTCAATCCATACCCAAGATCTGTCGTACATATCGACAAAATCCTGATCGTAAAAGTGTACGAACGGCACCATATCCTTTATCAAATTGGGAACTCCTTACTTAACAGGTAAACACTGGAAAATGACATAAGACGCGCATTTTTAAAGATATACTCTCTTTTATGAGAAGTCAATCGGATACGCGGTAAGAAATTGAAACGACCAGTTTTTTCGGAAAACTTACACATCACAACATTACATTCTTCATTAATCGTTTATATAATAGCTAATTGTAAGCCAAAAGGAAAGAGTGGGTTTTTATGAAAACTGCAACTTTTCTGTTGGCTTACTACACAAGACTACCCTCTGGACACGGTTTAGTGATTTTTCCTAACTTTTAGTATAAAACAGGAAGAATCGCCTGTAGCAGTTCAGTACTAAACTCCATGCAGCCTTTGGATATCTCCTCACCATCCACATGGACGGGCATGGGAAAGTCCCTGCTTTTCATCTTCAGCTTCTTCACTCTGACTACACTGAACTCTTTCTGCTTCACCTGCTTGCCTGAGAGGAATGTCACGGCCAGGGGTACCATTCTTTTGATGGGGACGGGTGCATTGGCATACACAACATCAAAATATCCGTCATCAAAAAGAGCATCGGGCCCCATGAGGAACGCTGACCCCATCCGCCTCCCATTGCAAATGCTCAGCTGTTGGGTCTTGAGGTTGAGGACCTGTTCATCGAGGGTAAGCTCAACATCGTAGGGAAGAGGATAGTGAATGAGTATCCTGATCAAAGCCAAGACATAGCTCAAGGTTCCGGAAACATGCTTGAAATCACTGGCAAGGAAGTTAACCAATGGCTCGAAGCCAACTCCCTGCCCATTCACGAAGAAGCGGCCTTCGGGATACTTCCCCCCATAGGTCACCCCGGCATCGATAAGACGCGCTCTTCCAGCCAAAATTGTCGAACAGGCTTGGTTGACCGGTTTGGGGATTTGCATACCCCAGGCAAAATCATTGCCTCTTCCAATAGGAATGACCCCCAAAATGGGTGCTTGGACGCCTTGCAAGGTCACCGCCTTGAGGATGCCGTTGGCAACCTCATTGACCGTACCATCACCACCGGCGGCGATGATTACCTTGCACCCGTCCAAAGCTGCTTGGTAAGCAATTCTCTCAGCCCCGTTTCCCTGCTCGGTGTGCAAAAGCACAACCTCTCTACCCCCAGCACTGAGCAGGGTGCGAATCATATCTTCCTGCTTCTTCGCTTTTCCTTTTGCTGCATGCGGATTCAGTATCACGAAGAGCTCATTGTTCTGCATATAATCCAGCTCCTTATAGCTATTTACACCCGAAGGGCAATACCCTATCATGGCGATGTGAAAACCTACGCCCCCCGCTTTGCATTTCTCCCTACTACGCAAGAAGATTTGCGATCACGGTCCTGGGACCAAATCGACATCGCCTTCATCAGTGCCGACGCCTACGTTGATCATCCCTCCTTTGGAGCCGCACTGCTAGCCAGATTGCTCGAGAAAGAGGGATATCGTGTGGGTATTATCGCACAACCCGACTGGAACTCAACCAAAGATTTTCTCAAAATGGGAAAACCAAGGCTATGTTGCATGATAAGCGGTGGAAACATCGACAGTATGGTCTCCCACTATACTGCAAACAACAAACCGCGCAGTGAAGACGAGTACAGCCCGGGAGGAAAAGCAAAACTGAGGCCCGACCGTCCGACACTTGTGTATACCGCAAAAGCTAGACAAGCCTATGGAGCCGATATCCCTCTCATTATTGGAGGGCTGGAAGCATCGCTGAGGAGGCTAAGTCATTATGACTTTTGGACGGACAAGGTCCGTAAGCCCATTATCCTCGATGCAAAGGCCGACCTGCTTGTATATGGCATGGGAGAGAAACAGACGATTGAAATTGTCAGGCGCCTGGACAAAGGAGAGCCGATTCAAAGCATGGTCGACATCAAGGGAACCGTGTATGCAACGAATCGTGCCAAGTTTCAGCAGGACTTGATGAGCACCATCGAAATCCCCTCCTTTGAGGAAGTCAGCGACCGGGATAAGATTTCCAACACACCCACCGTGCAAGGCAAACAAGCCTATGCCGAGGCTTTCCAAGCCCAGTTGATGCAACAGAACCCCATCGCGGGCAAACGCATCGTCCAAGCATGCATGGAAAGGCTGGTTGTACAAAATCCCCCGGCTCTTCCTTTGGATGAAGAACAGTTCGACCAATTATATGAACTTCCTTTCACCTTGGATGCACATCCCGACTACGAAAAGGATGGGGGTGTTCCTGCACTCAACGAGGTACAATTTTCCCTTACCAGCAATCGTGGGTGCTTTGGTTCCTGTTCCTTTTGTGCAATTACCAGCCACCAAGGAAGAATGATCCAGACCCGCAGCAAAGCTTCCCTGATCAAGGAGGCTCAGCGCATGGCTGAACACCCCGTCTTCAAGGGGTACATCCACGACCTTGGCGGTCCTACCGCCAACTTCCAGGGCCTGGCCTGCGACCACCAAATTGAATATGGTCCGTGTCCTGCAAAAGAGTGCCTCTGGCCCAAGCCGTGCAGCAATCTCAAAGATTATCATGGACGGTATCTGGACCTTCTTCAGGCATTGGAATCAGTGAAGGGAGTCAAGAAAGTTTTCATCCGAAGTGGTATCCGCTATGACTATTTGCTGGAAGTGTGCGACCAACAAACCCGAGAGCGTTTTATGAAGCACTTGGTTCGGAACAACGTCAGCGGTCAGTTGAAAGTTGCCCCCGAGCATGTAAGTCCGGCAGTATTGGACGCCATGGGAAAACCCAGGGCCGAGCTTTTCGACGCCTTCGGCTCACTCTACCAGGATGCAACCGAGGAAGCAGGGAAAAAGCAGTACCTTATACCGTACTTCATCGCAGCCCATCCGGGCTCTACGCTCGAGGATGCCATCACCTTGGCACTCTACCTTGAGAAGACCCGTTTTATTCCCGATCAGGTGCAGGAATTCTATCCAACCCCCGGGACAGTCTCAACCTGTATGTACTATACTGGCCTCGACCCGCGGCCCGGCAAGAGGTTTGCCACCATCCGTGTCCCCAAAGGGCGGGAACGTCACCTGCAGAGAGCTCTTCTGCAGTACAACAAGCCTGAAAACAGGCCCTTGGTTCTTGAAGCCTTGGACAAAGCAAACAGAAAGGACTTGACGAGGATTCTCCTTGCAAGACGGTATACTTCGTGACTCGAGATATTTCAGAACGGAAGGATTTTTTCCTGAAAATGTTTTCCATCGCCCTTCCGGTGGTAGTACAAAGCCTGCTCAATAATTCCCTTTCCTTCGTCGACACCCTGATGATCGGGCAATTGGGGGAATCATCCATCGCTGCCGTTGCGTTGGCCAACCAGATGTTCTTCTTGATCAGCCTCCTCTTTTTCGGTGTGACCAGCGGATCGGCGATATTCCTCTCGCAATACTGGGGTGCCCGCAACGAAACGAACATCAAGAAGGTGCTCGGCATCTCCCTTTCCATTGCAGGAATCGGGGCACTTTTTTTTTGCCTTCGCTTCCTTCTTTTTCCCCCGCCAGATTATGTATATTTTCACCACTGAAGAGTCGGTAATCGGAAGCGGGATTTCCTATTTGAAAATTGTCGCCATCAGTTATCTCTTCTCAGCATTCAGCCAAATCATGGCCACCGCTTTACGCGTCATCGGAAAAGCAAAGATCCCCCTGCAGGTGGCTTTGGTCAGTCTTTCACTGAATGCAGTAGGCAACTACCTGTTGATCTTCGGTATCGGCCCCTTTCCGCAGTGGGGTGTTGCAGGAGCCGCCCTGTCAACCGCCATCAGCCGCTTGGTTGAGATGCTTGCCCTGTTGTATATCGTCTATGCACGCCACCCGGTCATCGCCATCCGAAACAGACAGGCTTTCATCTGGAGCAAGCAATTCATCCTGCACATACTCCCTACGAGCCTTCCCGTTATTCTCAACGAATTTTTCTGGGCATTGGGGATGACCACCTACAAGGTTGCCTACAGCCGGATGGGAATCGAGGCTATTGCAGCAATTAACGTTGCAGAGTCGATCGGCAACCTCTTTTTTGTTGCCATGATGGGTGTCAGCAACGCCACCCTGATTATGATCGGTGTGAAAATCGGGGAGAAGCAAATCCCCCTTGCCCGTCTCTATGCCAAACGGTTCATCATTACCGCCTTCTTGGTTGGTATCGGCATGGGCTTGTTTGAATTTTTCTTCGCACCGATCTTTGCCCAATTCTTCAACATCCGAGAGGAAGTGAGGCAATTGGCTATCTACTGCCTGTATATCAATGCAGCGTTGCTTCCCATCAAGAGCTTGAACATGGTTATTATTGTCGGGATTCTGCGCAGCGGCGGCGATACCCGTTACTCTATGTTTGCAGAGATGTTCGGTGTCTGGGCCGTCGGAGTTCCCCTGGCTTTCCTTGGAGCTTTGGTATTCAAATTGAACATCTACCAGCTCTATCTCTTATTGGGAATGGAAGAGGTTTCCAAGCTTGCCCTTGGCCTCTACCGCATCAAAAAAGGGACTTGGGTCAACGACCTGACCGAGCTTCATTGACCTGTTATGGATATGCTCGTATAGTTTATCCAAGAGGTACCTTATGAGTCTAAGAACTGTACTGACCAACGGAACTGTCGTAACCGGGTATGCAAAACTCAAGAATTGCGCCCTTTATATAAATGAGGAAGGTGAGATCGGGGATATCTTCAATATGAGAAGATTGGAGGAGAAGCACTTTCCTCCCGATACCATCATGATTGACGTACAGGGCTCGTATATCATGCCCGGATTCATTGACTCCCACATCCATGGAATCGGGGGCTTCGGTACAGAAGACTGTAAAGCTGCATCTATTTTGGGCATGAGCGAACGCCTTGCCGATTTCGGCGTGAGCGCTTTCATGCCCACCGTCTATACCGACAAGCTTGAGCTGATGCTTGCAAGCATACAGGGCATCGTCGATGCTATGGGAAATGAGCAAGGGGCCAAAATTCTAGGTGTCAATCTTGAAGGACCCTTCATCTCGATGGCTCGCGTAGGAGCACAGAACCCTGATGGGGTGCTTCCTGTCAATCTCGATGTTTTCAACCAGCTCATCGATGCCGGTAAAGGCCATATCCTTTGCATGACGGTAGCTCCTGAGCTCAAACACATGCGTGAATTAGCTCTCTTGGCCCGGGAAAAGAACATCGTTCTCCTTGCCGGTCATACCGATGCCACCTATGAGAATATTATGGAGGGTATGCAGTGCGGCATCTTCCACTCTACCCATTTCTTCAACGCAATGAGCAGGCTGCATCACCGAAACCCCGGTACCGTGGGAGCAATCCTCATCCAACGCGAGATGCAGTGCGAAATAATCTGCGACGGTATCCATGTGCACCCGGAGCTGGTGAAGATGCTGCTCAGGGAGAAGCCGCTGGACAACATCGTCATGGTTACCGACTCACTCAAACCCACCAAGCAGAGAACCGGCTCCTTGAAGGCGAACGGTATGGATGTCGCCTTGGCAAGTGATGGTGCTTTTATCAGCATCAAGGATCCCGACCTCTTCGTTGGAAGCGGACTTACCATGCTGCAGGGGCTGAAGAATGTCGTAGAATGGGAGATTCCCATCCAACAAGCCAGCCAGATGAGTTCAACCAATCCGGCACGCATATACAACCTTGCCAAGCAAGGTATGTTGGTCCCCGGTTATAGGGCCGATGTGGTAGTCCTTGACCAGAATCTTCAGATGAAAGGTCTGTTCATCGACGGCAACCTGATCAGGGACCGTTTTGCCTGAAACACACAAGTAAGGAGTATATAGGATGCAGAACGCTGTAAAGGGTCTGAAGCCCGAAAATCTGTGGCGCTATTTTTCTGAACTTTCCGACATTCCCCGGGAGTCGGGCAACGAAGAAGGGGTACGGCAGTTTTTGCTTGCCTTTGCCAAGGAGCACAACCTTGAAGCGATTGTCGATTCCATCGGCAATGTCATTATTCGAAAGCAAGCCTATAAAGGTTTTGAAATGAGACCTTGGGTAGCCCTCCAAGGGCATATGGATATGGTGTGCGTCAAGGAAGAAGGAAGCAACCATGACTTTTCCAAGGACCCGATAACACTGGTTCGTGACGGGGACTTCCTCAAAGCCGACAAAACTACACTTGGAGGAGACAACGGCATCGCCATCGCCCTTGTTCTGGATATCCTCAGCGACCCAACATGCAAGCACGGACCGATCGAGGCCCTTTTCACCATCAGCGAAGAGACCGGGTTGAACGGAGCCTTCGGCGTTGAGCAGAAGTACATCAATAGTCGCCTTATGCTCAACCTTGACAGCGAAGAGGAAGGGGTGCTGTATATCGGTTGTGCCGGAGGTATCGAAGTTCGTTCTTCACTGCCGGTAACGTATTCGAAGGTAGACTCGAAGTACAAAGCCTTCCTCCTGACTGCCAATGGCATGCTCGGAGGACATAGCGGAGCGGAGATCCATACCCAGCGTGCCAATGCGATCAAGGTGGCTGCTCGAATCCTGCATCAAGGTCCGGACTTCCAGGTATTCAAAGCGGAAGGCGGAACCAAGCGCAATGTCATTCCATCGGTATGCACCGTCGGCTTGGTTGTCGATTCCAAGGATGCCGACAAGCTGACGACCTTGGTTGAGAAGGTGCAGGCTGAACTTGCAGGCGAGTATGAGATCTCCGATCCCGACCTTGCAATCTCCTTGGTCGAGACCAACCTTCCCCTGAAGGCCGTCGACAAAGAGATCAGTCGCAGATTCTTTACGGCCGTCTATGCAGCCTTGCATGGTGTGGATGCAATGAGCATGTCGATTCCGGGCATTGTTGAGACTTCCTCAAACCTGGCGATCATGCGTTTGGAAGAAGATGGGTTCAAAGTAA contains the following coding sequences:
- a CDS encoding diacylglycerol/lipid kinase family protein; the protein is MQNNELFVILNPHAAKGKAKKQEDMIRTLLSAGGREVVLLHTEQGNGAERIAYQAALDGCKVIIAAGGDGTVNEVANGILKAVTLQGVQAPILGVIPIGRGNDFAWGMQIPKPVNQACSTILAGRARLIDAGVTYGGKYPEGRFFVNGQGVGFEPLVNFLASDFKHVSGTLSYVLALIRILIHYPLPYDVELTLDEQVLNLKTQQLSICNGRRMGSAFLMGPDALFDDGYFDVVYANAPVPIKRMVPLAVTFLSGKQVKQKEFSVVRVKKLKMKSRDFPMPVHVDGEEISKGCMEFSTELLQAILPVLY
- the nagA gene encoding N-acetylglucosamine-6-phosphate deacetylase, with protein sequence MSLRTVLTNGTVVTGYAKLKNCALYINEEGEIGDIFNMRRLEEKHFPPDTIMIDVQGSYIMPGFIDSHIHGIGGFGTEDCKAASILGMSERLADFGVSAFMPTVYTDKLELMLASIQGIVDAMGNEQGAKILGVNLEGPFISMARVGAQNPDGVLPVNLDVFNQLIDAGKGHILCMTVAPELKHMRELALLAREKNIVLLAGHTDATYENIMEGMQCGIFHSTHFFNAMSRLHHRNPGTVGAILIQREMQCEIICDGIHVHPELVKMLLREKPLDNIVMVTDSLKPTKQRTGSLKANGMDVALASDGAFISIKDPDLFVGSGLTMLQGLKNVVEWEIPIQQASQMSSTNPARIYNLAKQGMLVPGYRADVVVLDQNLQMKGLFIDGNLIRDRFA
- a CDS encoding TerB family tellurite resistance protein is translated as MAWLGKLFGGTVGFMFGGPLGMIAGIAFGHMFDKAGEVGAQSSQRTQFNSYTSLDREQMLFFVGAFSMLARIASADGSVSSRERQKVVEFIRQDLRLGLREEEAALKVFDAALSGGGTFDQFAIQFYQNFSHASNILQLMIDIFYRVAAADGQISQREEDMIRRASQIFHLPESFVDMLCSRYGGCTNASDKAYATLNISRSATDDEVKRAYRKLSIEFHPDSLASKGMGEEFLTHATAKFREIQAAYESIKKERGIK
- a CDS encoding YgiQ family radical SAM protein → MKTYAPRFAFLPTTQEDLRSRSWDQIDIAFISADAYVDHPSFGAALLARLLEKEGYRVGIIAQPDWNSTKDFLKMGKPRLCCMISGGNIDSMVSHYTANNKPRSEDEYSPGGKAKLRPDRPTLVYTAKARQAYGADIPLIIGGLEASLRRLSHYDFWTDKVRKPIILDAKADLLVYGMGEKQTIEIVRRLDKGEPIQSMVDIKGTVYATNRAKFQQDLMSTIEIPSFEEVSDRDKISNTPTVQGKQAYAEAFQAQLMQQNPIAGKRIVQACMERLVVQNPPALPLDEEQFDQLYELPFTLDAHPDYEKDGGVPALNEVQFSLTSNRGCFGSCSFCAITSHQGRMIQTRSKASLIKEAQRMAEHPVFKGYIHDLGGPTANFQGLACDHQIEYGPCPAKECLWPKPCSNLKDYHGRYLDLLQALESVKGVKKVFIRSGIRYDYLLEVCDQQTRERFMKHLVRNNVSGQLKVAPEHVSPAVLDAMGKPRAELFDAFGSLYQDATEEAGKKQYLIPYFIAAHPGSTLEDAITLALYLEKTRFIPDQVQEFYPTPGTVSTCMYYTGLDPRPGKRFATIRVPKGRERHLQRALLQYNKPENRPLVLEALDKANRKDLTRILLARRYTS
- a CDS encoding MATE family efflux transporter; protein product: MYIFTTEESVIGSGISYLKIVAISYLFSAFSQIMATALRVIGKAKIPLQVALVSLSLNAVGNYLLIFGIGPFPQWGVAGAALSTAISRLVEMLALLYIVYARHPVIAIRNRQAFIWSKQFILHILPTSLPVILNEFFWALGMTTYKVAYSRMGIEAIAAINVAESIGNLFFVAMMGVSNATLIMIGVKIGEKQIPLARLYAKRFIITAFLVGIGMGLFEFFFAPIFAQFFNIREEVRQLAIYCLYINAALLPIKSLNMVIIVGILRSGGDTRYSMFAEMFGVWAVGVPLAFLGALVFKLNIYQLYLLLGMEEVSKLALGLYRIKKGTWVNDLTELH
- the recR gene encoding recombination mediator RecR, encoding MTALENLIQTLSRLPGIGPKSASRLAYHLIKTDKLYNSTLADAIATIQDKIFPCSICGSFTEYDPCPMCGDTSRDRTQLCVVEQPQDVLTLQSSGAYNGLYHVLGGAISPLDGIGPEHLSFSKLVKRIDEGGFTELIIATNPTEEGDTTALYLRHILKNHEELSITRLASGLPIGGDLEYADRITLARSLRGRVRF
- a CDS encoding MGH1-like glycoside hydrolase domain-containing protein, producing MIKDMVPFVHFYDQDFVDMYDRSWVWIDELWKSGTEANGFSGSYLSYPGQTTFNQYLSSFSSLFLVYSNQNNSPFPLLDYFYQKQESNGAIRSDYSLEDGKPVFSANNPEGVSPALFAYVEFSFYHKIGNKKRLKDIVPILENYYSWIQATFRKPNGLFSVPVEACQSGNIPRSRVYYPLDFNAQLAVNALYMSAIGDILNDKELSFRYKRIYFSLKTRINSLMWDPATNFYYDLDIKENRIPSKHIGAYWTMLAEIPNDERAAYMIEYLHDPKEFGTDNPFPGVPASSPFYSEEGNGHCGGVVSVNTFMVIKALEKYQQFVFARECAIRHMYFLLDTLHPDAETIGDVWEAYLPNKEGYSKTTEIADFPRRRLMPFAGLVTITLMIENIIGLDISLPRKTVNWVMPSLEAMGIENLSLKRNMITILSNKTDRGWEIRLESEKLYYFTIEILGENKKKTLPIPSGKCSMLIDKL
- a CDS encoding MATE family efflux transporter, which translates into the protein MTRDISERKDFFLKMFSIALPVVVQSLLNNSLSFVDTLMIGQLGESSIAAVALANQMFFLISLLFFGVTSGSAIFLSQYWGARNETNIKKVLGISLSIAGIGALFFCLRFLLFPPPDYVYFHH
- a CDS encoding aminoacyl-histidine dipeptidase translates to MQNAVKGLKPENLWRYFSELSDIPRESGNEEGVRQFLLAFAKEHNLEAIVDSIGNVIIRKQAYKGFEMRPWVALQGHMDMVCVKEEGSNHDFSKDPITLVRDGDFLKADKTTLGGDNGIAIALVLDILSDPTCKHGPIEALFTISEETGLNGAFGVEQKYINSRLMLNLDSEEEGVLYIGCAGGIEVRSSLPVTYSKVDSKYKAFLLTANGMLGGHSGAEIHTQRANAIKVAARILHQGPDFQVFKAEGGTKRNVIPSVCTVGLVVDSKDADKLTTLVEKVQAELAGEYEISDPDLAISLVETNLPLKAVDKEISRRFFTAVYAALHGVDAMSMSIPGIVETSSNLAIMRLEEDGFKVISSHRSSILSSRDDVARRFAAVFTLAGAKVSFEGAYPSWKPNPHSALTGFCAKAYEEYSGKKATITAIHAGLECGIINSRIEGMDSVSFGPDMYDVHSVKERLSISSVERISGFTRHLLSIIA